A stretch of DNA from Methylomicrobium lacus LW14:
CTCAATGAGATCAAATAACGATATGAGCGCTAACTAGTGAGGAAATCATCTTGAAACCATTTTTTAAATATTAAAATACATATTTTTTTCTATATTGCCAAATAGCATTACTAAATACTTAGCTTCTATGGCGAGTTTATCTCTGGCCAACTAGCACCTTATCAATAACGAAATGACTTACATTAAGTACCTATCCATAATTATCCTGTCAGCAAGTTAAGATATGCTATTGTTTTTATTAGAACATTTCACAATGCGCCCTGAAAAATACCGGATTTATTTTGCACACGTACTTATTTCTATTCTTCAGAAATGAGATCACACAGATTAAACACTTAGCTTCTGAATTTATTCAAGCATTAGTCCCGTCAATTTGACAAGCCGAGCAATTTTCTCTGCTCTCGTTTCGGCACCACGAAGAGATCGCTCCGCCTCCAGGCATTTAAGATCAACCAAACAACGGTACCAAAGCCCCTGCATAAAGTGATAAGCAAACCCCTCCTTACCATCCAGAAAGCCCAGTCTTAAAAAATAACGGTAACAAAAATAAAATATCGGCCTTGCAAACAATGGCAGTTTGTTGTAAAGACGTTCCTTGACTAACCGTTTGATTTTACGCTGGCTGGTTTCGCTCTCTGCAACAGAACCATTACGATGAAATAAGTGATATTTCTGATTAAGAATTTCAATCATTTCCCGACTGGCGTAACGATTATGCTTGGCAATAAACCATTCAATGGTATTCAGATTGGCGTCGACAAAATGGCCATCAAAGATGATGGATTTGCCGGCATCTAAAACAATATGCTCATCCATCCAGCGATTTTCGATATGCGCTTGACCGTTTTTCCAAAGACGTAGCAATATCAGTGGATAGCGGTCACCATGCTTTATCCAGCGCCCCAGAAAATGAAGTTTATACTTAAAATAAATGCCATTAATATTATTAGGCAACTCCGGCACCTTTCTAATAATTTCTTCTACTAGTAGCGATTCCAGATATTCATCAGCATCCATACGCATTACCCAGTCCGTCTTAACAGGGCAATTATCAAGGGCCCACTGAAATTGCAATGCTTGGTTAACAAAAGTGTTTTGATAAACTTTTGCTCCTAACGATTGCGCAATTTCTACGGTTCTGTCAGTAGAATATGAATCCACCACAAATACTTCCTTAGCAATCAAAAGCATATTATTAATACAGCGCTCAATATGCAGCTCTTCGTTGTAAGTTAAAATAATGACAGAAATATCACTCACTGTTAATGCCTTATATTATGAGAGTATTAGTGATTTACCAGTAAATCATGAGCAGGCAAACGTTCGGATCTAGCAACTAAAAGATCAATAGGCTCTGGAAAACCAAAGGCAATCATCATAATTAATCGCTCACCTTTGGGGATTCTTCCCTCTGTACAAATTTTAAGCTCTCTATGATTCGGAATTGCAAGATTTAATGGGCAGGCCCCAAGACCAAGCGATTGGCATGCATTTAACACCTGCATTGCAAGTAGAGCGCCATCAACATATGCCTGATTTCTAGCTTTAAATCCGCTCCATGCACTTATTTCCGAAGAAATAACGAATAAATTATAAATAGATTCGCGAAATCCTTCAGCTCCTCTCTGCAAGCGCAATAGGCGGTCAATATCCTCAGGTTTTGAATAATAATGCACTCTTCCTGACTGCCGATTACATTGAGAGGGTGTTTGCCGCGCAATTTCCATAATTCGGATCAATAGTTCTTCTTCTACTATTCCAGGTAAAAATCGTCTGCAACTAAAGCGGGCTTTCAAAAACTCTTCGGCATTAATGTTAATTTTAATAGAGGAGTTTGAAATTTTTTTGAGCCCCCCTTTAGGTTGAATGTTTAGATTTTCACACCTAGTAATAAAATCATCGATCTGAAGCCCCAAATCTTCGAGATCAATTTGCTTCTCTGCATGCCAATTAACATAGGATTGAAGGCATCCGTAACTTTTTTCTAATGGAAAGACACCCCACTTATGATCATATTGACGTAGGTAATTCAACAATTTCAATATATTGGCTCGACCAAATTTCAGTCTTGGATTAGAAATGCTTAGTCCTTTTTCTACCGTATGAGCTAATAACAAAATATCGTAGTGTAATTGCTTGTTTTTTGGGCATAATGGAGAAGCGTTACTCCATCTAAATGCCCGAAAAAAATCAAACATATATTCTACCGGTATAATCAGGACATTGAGCAACGACTTAAAAAACATTCAAAAACCTCATTAATTAGCTGATATAGTTCTAGTTTTAACGAAAGCAGCAGGATTACCAGCAACGACAGTCCACTCACATACGTCTTTTGTTACAACACTTCGAGCTCCTATAACCGCACCCTTGCCGACGGTAACACCAGGTGCAATAAATGCTTCAGCGCATACCCAAGAGTGATCGCCAATTGTTATTGGCTTAGTCACAAGCGGACGCAGAAGCGAATAAATATCATGTGTGCCAGTGCATAGAAAAGTGCGTGTGCTAACAGCCACTTTGGAACCAATACGAATACGATCCATAGAATAGCAATCAACATTGTCAGCAAGGACAGAATACTCACCCATTTCCAGATTCCAAGGCGCCCACACAAAGCAAGAAGGAGAAACTCTGCTTCCAAGACCAATTTTTGCGCCAAAAACCTTA
This window harbors:
- a CDS encoding putative colanic acid biosynthesis acetyltransferase → MSDSFSQYKYIDNIPKRIKLARLIWNTVWLLLFRTTPRWCLNSWRIFLLKVFGAKIGLGSRVSPSCFVWAPWNLEMGEYSVLADNVDCYSMDRIRIGSKVAVSTRTFLCTGTHDIYSLLRPLVTKPITIGDHSWVCAEAFIAPGVTVGKGAVIGARSVVTKDVCEWTVVAGNPAAFVKTRTISAN
- a CDS encoding glycosyltransferase family 2 protein — encoded protein: MSDISVIILTYNEELHIERCINNMLLIAKEVFVVDSYSTDRTVEIAQSLGAKVYQNTFVNQALQFQWALDNCPVKTDWVMRMDADEYLESLLVEEIIRKVPELPNNINGIYFKYKLHFLGRWIKHGDRYPLILLRLWKNGQAHIENRWMDEHIVLDAGKSIIFDGHFVDANLNTIEWFIAKHNRYASREMIEILNQKYHLFHRNGSVAESETSQRKIKRLVKERLYNKLPLFARPIFYFCYRYFLRLGFLDGKEGFAYHFMQGLWYRCLVDLKCLEAERSLRGAETRAEKIARLVKLTGLMLE
- a CDS encoding nitroreductase family protein, which produces MFFKSLLNVLIIPVEYMFDFFRAFRWSNASPLCPKNKQLHYDILLLAHTVEKGLSISNPRLKFGRANILKLLNYLRQYDHKWGVFPLEKSYGCLQSYVNWHAEKQIDLEDLGLQIDDFITRCENLNIQPKGGLKKISNSSIKININAEEFLKARFSCRRFLPGIVEEELLIRIMEIARQTPSQCNRQSGRVHYYSKPEDIDRLLRLQRGAEGFRESIYNLFVISSEISAWSGFKARNQAYVDGALLAMQVLNACQSLGLGACPLNLAIPNHRELKICTEGRIPKGERLIMMIAFGFPEPIDLLVARSERLPAHDLLVNH